From the Bacteroidales bacterium genome, one window contains:
- the ppk1 gene encoding polyphosphate kinase 1, translating into MGKYEYTNRDISWLSFNFRVLQEAMDKTLPLYERIKFLAIYSNNTEEFYQVRVSYYKQMLRHEGEFPKQHFREVNPASIIRQINEIVTNQQSIFHLIFEEEILPELRKNNIIVVNEKDELTEEQHRFIREVFYSTIITSIQPVLLVKKKVRPFMKTGQPYMALKMVSKDSNKHKQQERYGMIKIPTDHNISRFLELPEKDGKHYIMFQEDVIMKHIDAIFPGYHVKDSYSLKLTRDADMEYDDYEGEDLIDAIDRIRSVRSVGKPNRFQYDRAMPEKLLEYLVTSFDIPRDILVMGGDRHNFRDFFSFPNPAYPKFEIQSLPPIPIPALANQKKPIASLISKKDFLLSVPYQPFEHYLRFLREASTDPSVKEIKATQYRVSDHSVVVNSLIAAAENGKKVTVFVELKARFDEEANLKWAYEMTKAGIRIIYSIPKLKVHAKIALIIRKKGTKYGDQAYLGTGNFNEKTARLYGDHGLFTSNPEVVSEVKELYRHLEDQEIRPDLKHIMVPGFNMVPEFTRLINKEISNVKQGRIGYILLKMNGLQDREMVDNLYRASEAGVKVDLIIRGVCTLRTGMPYSRNIRVIRIVDRYLEHARVFIFLNDGDHQIYLGSADWMKRNLRSRVECVFPVYDPDLKKELLDILNLQLSDNVKACEIDENLKNQRIITKGPDIRAQIAIYEYFKNKYTIPKYSVIP; encoded by the coding sequence ATGGGCAAATACGAATACACAAACCGCGATATCAGCTGGCTCTCATTTAACTTCAGGGTGCTTCAGGAAGCCATGGATAAAACTCTGCCTTTGTATGAACGTATTAAATTCCTGGCTATCTATTCCAATAACACAGAAGAGTTTTACCAGGTAAGGGTGAGTTATTACAAACAGATGCTTCGGCACGAAGGGGAGTTTCCCAAACAACACTTCAGGGAGGTGAACCCGGCAAGCATTATCAGGCAGATCAATGAGATCGTGACCAACCAGCAATCGATCTTCCACCTGATCTTTGAGGAAGAGATCCTTCCGGAGCTTCGGAAAAACAATATCATCGTCGTAAATGAAAAGGATGAGCTGACCGAAGAACAGCACAGGTTTATCAGGGAGGTATTTTATTCGACCATCATCACATCCATTCAACCAGTTCTCCTGGTAAAAAAGAAGGTCCGGCCTTTCATGAAGACCGGTCAGCCCTACATGGCCCTTAAGATGGTCAGTAAAGACAGCAATAAGCATAAACAGCAGGAACGCTACGGAATGATAAAAATTCCAACCGATCATAATATCTCCAGATTTTTGGAACTGCCCGAAAAGGACGGCAAGCATTACATCATGTTCCAGGAGGATGTGATCATGAAGCACATCGATGCTATTTTTCCCGGATACCATGTCAAAGATTCTTACTCTTTAAAACTGACCAGAGATGCCGATATGGAGTATGACGACTATGAGGGAGAGGATCTCATTGACGCCATCGACCGGATCAGGTCGGTCCGATCGGTTGGGAAACCCAACCGTTTCCAGTACGACAGGGCCATGCCGGAGAAACTTCTGGAATACCTGGTCACCTCCTTCGATATCCCCAGAGACATCCTGGTGATGGGTGGAGACCGGCACAATTTCAGAGATTTTTTCAGTTTCCCGAATCCTGCCTATCCCAAATTTGAGATCCAAAGCCTGCCGCCCATACCCATCCCTGCTCTGGCCAACCAGAAAAAACCCATTGCCAGTCTGATCAGTAAGAAAGATTTTCTTTTAAGCGTTCCCTACCAGCCCTTTGAGCACTACCTGAGGTTCCTCCGGGAAGCTTCCACCGATCCCAGTGTTAAAGAGATTAAAGCCACCCAGTACCGGGTATCGGATCATTCAGTGGTAGTTAATTCCCTGATTGCAGCCGCTGAAAACGGAAAGAAAGTAACTGTGTTTGTCGAGTTGAAAGCCCGATTCGACGAGGAGGCCAACCTGAAATGGGCCTATGAAATGACCAAGGCGGGAATTCGCATCATTTACAGCATCCCCAAGCTGAAGGTACATGCCAAAATCGCCCTGATTATCCGTAAAAAGGGTACGAAATACGGAGATCAGGCCTATCTCGGAACCGGAAACTTCAATGAGAAGACAGCCCGCCTTTATGGAGATCACGGTTTATTCACTTCCAATCCTGAAGTTGTCAGTGAGGTTAAAGAGTTGTACAGGCACCTGGAGGATCAGGAGATCCGTCCCGATTTAAAACATATAATGGTGCCGGGTTTTAATATGGTTCCGGAATTTACCAGGCTGATCAACAAAGAGATAAGCAATGTGAAACAGGGTAGAATCGGGTATATCCTATTGAAGATGAACGGGCTGCAGGACAGAGAGATGGTGGACAACCTCTACAGGGCCAGTGAAGCCGGTGTAAAGGTGGACCTGATTATCAGAGGCGTATGCACACTCCGGACAGGAATGCCCTATAGCAGGAACATCCGGGTCATCCGCATTGTGGACAGGTACCTGGAACATGCCAGGGTCTTTATATTTCTGAATGATGGGGACCACCAGATCTACCTGGGATCGGCCGACTGGATGAAACGAAACCTGCGGAGCCGGGTGGAGTGCGTCTTCCCGGTTTACGATCCGGATTTGAAGAAAGAGTTACTGGATATACTGAACCTTCAACTCTCCGATAATGTGAAAGCCTGCGAGATAGATGAAAATCTGAAAAATCAGAGGATCATTACCAAAGGTCCCGATATCAGGGCTCAGATAGCCATTTATGAATATTTCAAAAATAAGTACACCATACCCAAGTATTCCGTGATTCCCTGA
- the lpdA gene encoding dihydrolipoyl dehydrogenase yields the protein MNFDLIVIGSGPGGYVAAIRATQLGLKTAVIERESLGGICLNWGCIPTKSLLKSAQVYEYFLHAADYGIVLDGSVKPDFEKVVGRSRTVAEGMSKGIQFLFKKNKIEVIKGTGKLKAPGVVEVSDKDGKVTEVKASHIVLATGARSRELPNLKQDGKKIIGYREAMTLPSLPKSMVVVGSGAIGSEFANFYNTMGTEVTLVEFLPNVVPLEDEEVSRQLERSFKKSKMKVMTSSSVESVDTSGKLCKVKIKTPKGEQEVEAEIVLSAIGVTPNVEGIGLEELGIEMEAGKVKVDDYYRTNVNGVYAIGDIVGGPALAHVASAEGITCVEKIAGHHPQPVDYTNIPGCTYTSPEVASVGMTEKAAKDAGYELKVGKFPFSASGKASAAGAKDGFVKLVFDAKYGELLGAHMIGANVTEMIAELVVARKLETTGEEIIKAVHPHPTMSEAIMEAAAAAYGEVIHI from the coding sequence ATGAATTTTGATCTTATTGTGATTGGCAGTGGACCCGGAGGTTATGTGGCGGCTATTCGTGCCACCCAGCTAGGATTGAAAACTGCAGTGATAGAACGTGAATCCCTGGGAGGGATCTGCCTGAACTGGGGATGTATTCCCACCAAATCTTTGTTGAAGAGTGCCCAGGTATACGAGTACTTCCTGCATGCTGCCGACTATGGCATTGTGCTTGATGGCTCGGTAAAACCAGATTTTGAAAAGGTGGTCGGACGCAGCCGGACGGTTGCCGAGGGTATGAGCAAGGGGATCCAGTTTTTATTTAAGAAGAATAAGATCGAAGTGATCAAGGGCACCGGGAAATTAAAAGCTCCAGGTGTTGTTGAGGTGAGCGATAAAGACGGAAAAGTCACGGAAGTAAAAGCATCTCATATTGTTCTGGCAACCGGAGCGAGATCCAGGGAGCTTCCCAACCTGAAACAGGACGGGAAGAAAATCATCGGGTACCGGGAGGCCATGACCCTTCCTTCCCTGCCTAAATCCATGGTGGTTGTTGGTTCAGGGGCGATCGGCAGCGAGTTTGCGAACTTCTATAATACCATGGGGACAGAAGTGACCCTGGTGGAGTTTCTGCCAAATGTGGTTCCATTGGAGGATGAAGAGGTATCCAGGCAGCTGGAGCGCTCTTTTAAAAAGTCAAAGATGAAGGTCATGACCTCCTCTTCGGTGGAGTCCGTCGATACTTCCGGTAAGCTCTGCAAGGTAAAGATAAAGACCCCCAAAGGCGAGCAGGAGGTGGAAGCGGAAATTGTTCTTTCCGCCATTGGAGTGACCCCCAATGTGGAGGGTATCGGACTGGAAGAGCTTGGAATTGAGATGGAAGCAGGCAAGGTAAAGGTGGATGACTACTACCGGACCAATGTAAACGGTGTTTACGCTATTGGAGATATTGTGGGTGGTCCTGCCCTGGCACACGTGGCTTCGGCAGAGGGAATTACCTGCGTGGAGAAGATTGCCGGGCATCATCCGCAGCCCGTGGATTATACGAATATTCCAGGTTGTACCTATACCAGCCCTGAAGTGGCTTCCGTGGGGATGACCGAAAAAGCTGCAAAGGATGCAGGTTATGAGTTGAAGGTGGGTAAATTTCCCTTTTCCGCTTCCGGAAAAGCTTCTGCTGCTGGTGCAAAGGATGGATTTGTCAAGCTGGTTTTTGATGCCAAATACGGGGAATTGCTCGGGGCGCACATGATTGGTGCCAATGTGACTGAAATGATCGCCGAACTTGTAGTGGCCCGGAAACTGGAGACCACCGGAGAAGAGATCATCAAAGCGGTCCATCCGCATCCCACCATGTCGGAGGCCATTATGGAAGCTGCCGCAGCCGCTTACGGGGAGGTTATACACATCTAG
- a CDS encoding serpin family protein — translation MKPNRFILLYSLALSVLGCSCSQEIIAPEFDYNLKSARLIETNNEFGLELLKTVLTAEEEPNVMISPTSVSIALGMAYNGAGTATREAFEEVLNYEGLTREEINEITRELIHVLVTNVDGNLLEIANSIWYREAFPVEPEFISLNRHYFDAEVNELDFGRADAVKTINDWVNDQTHGKIEEIIDAIDPEEMMFLINALYFNCVWEVEFDPENTRQENFYNEDGSLFGKVDMMQMESNFMVAEGSSFRAIELPYKNGKFNMLLFLPSAESSVDQLVQELDGASWQSWIDSFQEQEEFMVFLPRFEFEFKRSLKEDLEAMGLEIPFTDQADFNGISPIPLFISDVIHKTYIKVNEEGTEAAAVTAVVMGVTSVGPLKELRLDRPFLFAITEKSSRSILFMGKVDEPDY, via the coding sequence ATGAAACCAAACAGATTTATCCTCCTGTATTCCCTGGCACTCTCTGTGCTGGGATGCAGTTGCAGCCAGGAAATAATAGCTCCGGAATTCGACTACAATCTTAAGTCTGCCAGGCTTATCGAAACCAACAATGAATTCGGCCTGGAGCTTCTTAAAACGGTATTGACAGCAGAAGAGGAGCCTAATGTGATGATCTCTCCGACCTCTGTCAGCATCGCACTGGGCATGGCTTATAATGGAGCCGGGACCGCCACCAGAGAGGCCTTTGAAGAGGTCCTGAACTATGAAGGGCTCACCCGGGAAGAGATCAATGAGATCACCAGAGAGCTGATCCATGTACTGGTCACCAATGTCGATGGCAACCTCCTGGAGATCGCAAACTCCATATGGTACAGGGAGGCTTTCCCGGTGGAACCCGAATTCATCAGTTTAAACAGGCACTATTTTGATGCGGAAGTAAATGAGCTTGACTTCGGGAGGGCCGATGCCGTTAAGACCATCAACGACTGGGTGAATGACCAGACACATGGCAAGATCGAAGAGATCATCGATGCCATTGATCCTGAAGAGATGATGTTCCTGATCAATGCCCTCTACTTTAACTGTGTATGGGAGGTGGAATTTGACCCGGAAAATACCCGTCAGGAAAATTTTTACAACGAAGACGGAAGCCTTTTCGGAAAGGTGGATATGATGCAGATGGAAAGTAACTTTATGGTGGCAGAGGGCAGCTCTTTCAGAGCCATAGAACTACCTTACAAAAACGGAAAATTCAATATGCTCCTGTTCCTCCCTTCCGCAGAGAGCTCCGTAGACCAGCTGGTGCAGGAGCTGGATGGTGCAAGCTGGCAAAGCTGGATCGACAGTTTCCAGGAACAGGAAGAGTTTATGGTCTTCCTTCCCAGATTCGAGTTCGAATTTAAACGTTCACTGAAGGAGGATCTGGAAGCCATGGGACTGGAAATACCCTTTACAGACCAGGCCGACTTTAACGGAATCAGCCCCATTCCTCTATTCATTTCAGATGTGATCCACAAGACCTATATCAAGGTGAATGAAGAAGGAACCGAGGCTGCTGCTGTAACAGCGGTCGTCATGGGAGTAACCTCTGTCGGGCCTCTGAAGGAACTTCGTCTGGACCGCCCCTTCCTGTTTGCCATCACAGAAAAGAGCAGCCGGTCCATTCTGTTTATGGGGAAAGTGGACGAGCCGGACTATTGA
- a CDS encoding serine hydrolase: protein MTIFVASGSKSLDTPSVQMTEQPVAERIPVPLAPPIREFVRFMEQELDSSSTVGAAFTIVHAGKIVYTGTYGEREYGSRKEVDEHTLFRLASVSKGFAGVLAGMLEQDGAFSLNDRVVDHYPGFSLKDSVNTAGLTIKHLLSHTSGLVPYAFDNLVEANQELYTIIDHLDEVDISAPPGELYGYQNVMFSMFDPIARRSTGIPYPVLLQEKIFKPLGMRDASAGPIELNENSNMAFPHVRTSKGYVALQPHEGYYNVLPAAGVNASISDMGQWLLALLGHRKEWMSETLISKISTPVIYTPLKWQYTRYWKPFRERYYSLGWRIYQYQGRKIIYHGGYIRGYRAEIAFCPSEDVGIAFLQNSPNDLASRCVPAFMDLFLESI from the coding sequence ATGACTATTTTTGTTGCCAGCGGATCCAAATCTTTGGATACTCCTTCGGTACAGATGACGGAGCAGCCGGTTGCAGAGAGGATCCCGGTCCCCCTTGCCCCGCCAATCAGGGAATTTGTCCGGTTCATGGAACAGGAACTGGATAGCAGCTCCACGGTGGGAGCAGCTTTTACGATCGTTCATGCCGGGAAGATAGTCTATACGGGGACATACGGAGAGCGGGAATATGGAAGCCGGAAAGAGGTGGATGAGCATACCCTATTCAGGCTGGCCTCTGTATCCAAAGGATTTGCCGGGGTTTTGGCCGGAATGCTGGAGCAGGATGGTGCTTTCTCCCTGAACGACAGGGTCGTGGATCACTATCCGGGATTTTCCCTGAAGGATTCCGTCAATACAGCCGGTCTTACCATTAAACACCTCCTGAGCCATACCTCGGGATTGGTACCTTATGCTTTTGATAACCTGGTGGAGGCAAACCAGGAATTATATACCATCATAGACCACCTGGATGAAGTGGATATCTCGGCGCCCCCCGGGGAACTCTACGGTTACCAGAATGTCATGTTCAGCATGTTTGATCCCATTGCCCGGAGAAGTACGGGGATCCCTTACCCCGTGCTCTTGCAGGAGAAGATATTCAAGCCCCTGGGAATGAGGGATGCTTCGGCCGGCCCCATTGAACTGAATGAGAATTCAAATATGGCTTTCCCTCATGTGAGGACCAGCAAGGGGTATGTTGCACTTCAACCGCATGAGGGTTATTATAACGTATTGCCTGCAGCCGGGGTCAATGCAAGTATCTCTGATATGGGGCAGTGGCTGCTGGCCTTACTGGGCCATCGGAAAGAGTGGATGTCCGAAACGCTTATCAGTAAGATTTCCACTCCGGTGATATACACTCCTCTGAAATGGCAATACACCAGGTACTGGAAGCCTTTCAGGGAACGTTACTATAGTCTGGGATGGAGAATCTATCAATACCAGGGAAGAAAAATCATTTATCACGGCGGATATATACGGGGTTACAGAGCGGAGATCGCATTTTGTCCCTCCGAAGATGTAGGTATTGCCTTCCTGCAGAACTCACCCAATGACCTGGCGTCCCGTTGTGTGCCCGCATTCATGGATTTGTTCCTGGAATCCATCTAA
- a CDS encoding TlpA disulfide reductase family protein, giving the protein MRKLIWIMLAIIALQACDQKNETYNIEVSLEGSEGKWIKLLAREDRNYVTHDSVLAEAGSAAVLKKGVKGVTTMYLTVEDAEGSIRLLVDNSNYSIRGNMDDFEIETDSKPQSDLNNYNETLKLVREKMNELVTELRKSPDPENPAKSDSLREAYYALYEKQDAMDSIYIAENPASYASVLALRNTFYTLDTEGLETALARLDAPLHQMEEYIYMYGKLERMKAVNIGQPYTDFGLETPEGEILKVSDVHQGGVLLIDFWASWCGPCRRANPEVVEIYHEYHDLGFDILGVSLDRDSASWIKAIEDDHLVWNHISDLKYWNSEGAELYGVPAIPHTVLIDRNGIITAKNLRGDELREAIESLL; this is encoded by the coding sequence ATGCGCAAGTTAATCTGGATCATGCTGGCCATCATCGCCCTGCAGGCCTGTGATCAAAAAAATGAGACTTACAACATCGAAGTCAGCCTGGAGGGATCCGAAGGAAAATGGATCAAATTACTGGCCCGGGAAGACCGGAATTATGTGACCCACGATTCTGTCCTGGCGGAAGCCGGTTCGGCTGCAGTACTTAAGAAAGGTGTTAAGGGTGTAACTACCATGTACCTGACCGTGGAGGATGCCGAGGGATCCATCCGCTTGCTGGTGGATAACAGCAATTATTCCATTCGGGGGAACATGGATGATTTCGAGATTGAAACAGATAGTAAACCCCAGAGTGACCTGAATAACTATAATGAAACACTGAAGCTCGTCAGGGAAAAAATGAACGAATTGGTGACTGAGCTCCGAAAAAGTCCCGATCCTGAAAATCCTGCAAAAAGTGACAGCCTGCGAGAGGCATATTATGCCCTTTATGAAAAACAGGATGCCATGGACTCAATTTATATCGCGGAGAATCCAGCATCCTATGCTTCCGTACTTGCATTGAGGAACACCTTCTATACCCTGGATACCGAAGGACTGGAAACAGCTCTTGCCAGACTGGATGCACCTCTTCACCAGATGGAAGAGTATATCTACATGTACGGAAAACTGGAAAGAATGAAGGCGGTGAATATCGGACAGCCCTATACCGATTTTGGACTGGAAACACCGGAAGGCGAAATCCTGAAAGTTTCGGATGTTCACCAGGGTGGGGTGTTGCTGATCGACTTCTGGGCCAGCTGGTGCGGTCCCTGCCGTAGGGCCAATCCGGAAGTGGTTGAGATTTACCATGAGTATCACGATTTGGGCTTCGATATCCTGGGAGTATCCCTCGACCGGGATTCGGCCAGCTGGATAAAAGCCATCGAAGATGATCATCTGGTCTGGAACCATATTTCAGATCTGAAGTACTGGAATTCAGAGGGAGCAGAACTTTATGGGGTGCCGGCGATCCCGCATACCGTACTCATTGACAGGAACGGGATTATCACAGCCAAGAACCTGCGTGGTGATGAACTCCGCGAAGCCATAGAGTCCCTCTTATAA
- a CDS encoding DUF1573 domain-containing protein: protein MKRRFLLICLAAFMMPLMSQTVQPKISFNEIEHDFGKFREADGKVSYKFEFVNTGGSDLIIQNVSASCGCTAPRWTREPVPPGGKGYVAATYDPAGRPGAFRKYVTVISNSNPGSVRLTIAGEVEPKPRTIEDDYRYAMGPLRLQSNHLAFGNLKHTANTEKQLEVINNSDENVSVAFQRVPGHVTIKMEPATLKPGQKGMIIAGYSAPERNDWGFVIDRMPLDINGKTERTYSLVVSANIEEDFSALSEAELARAPVIHVDDTEFQFGKISQGEKVEHTYVLSNSGKSDLLIRKVKASCGCTAVQPEKNVIAPGESVNIKTVFNSAGKLGNQNKTVTIITNDPRKSKLILWVKGEVIKTS, encoded by the coding sequence ATGAAACGGAGATTTTTGTTGATCTGTTTGGCCGCTTTCATGATGCCGCTGATGTCACAGACGGTACAGCCCAAAATTTCATTTAACGAAATCGAGCACGATTTCGGTAAATTTAGAGAAGCGGATGGGAAAGTAAGCTATAAGTTTGAATTTGTTAATACGGGGGGTAGTGACCTGATCATTCAAAATGTTTCGGCGTCCTGTGGTTGTACGGCACCCAGATGGACGCGGGAGCCGGTTCCTCCGGGCGGGAAAGGCTATGTAGCCGCCACGTATGACCCGGCTGGCAGGCCCGGTGCATTCAGGAAATATGTGACCGTGATCTCAAACTCCAATCCTGGAAGTGTGAGGCTGACCATTGCCGGAGAGGTGGAGCCCAAACCCAGAACTATAGAGGATGACTACAGGTATGCCATGGGCCCCCTGCGCCTGCAATCTAATCACCTGGCTTTTGGCAATCTGAAACATACTGCCAATACCGAGAAGCAGCTGGAAGTTATTAATAATTCGGATGAGAATGTGAGTGTGGCTTTTCAGAGGGTCCCCGGCCATGTGACCATTAAGATGGAACCTGCCACGCTGAAACCCGGACAAAAGGGCATGATCATTGCCGGCTACAGCGCACCTGAGAGAAATGACTGGGGATTTGTAATCGACCGCATGCCGCTGGATATCAACGGGAAAACGGAGAGAACCTACAGCCTGGTCGTCAGTGCTAATATTGAGGAGGATTTTTCTGCGCTGAGCGAAGCAGAACTGGCCAGGGCCCCGGTGATCCATGTGGATGATACGGAGTTTCAGTTTGGGAAGATCAGTCAGGGAGAGAAGGTGGAGCATACCTATGTGCTGAGCAATTCCGGCAAATCAGATCTTCTTATCAGGAAAGTGAAGGCATCCTGCGGGTGTACAGCCGTTCAGCCTGAAAAAAATGTAATTGCTCCGGGTGAATCGGTTAATATCAAGACGGTATTTAACTCCGCCGGCAAGCTTGGGAACCAGAACAAAACGGTTACAATCATAACCAATGATCCCAGGAAGAGTAAACTGATCCTGTGGGTCAAAGGAGAAGTTATTAAGACCAGCTAG
- the meaB gene encoding methylmalonyl Co-A mutase-associated GTPase MeaB, with amino-acid sequence MHESKKNISALSVSEGVPQPGSINQRAVDQRKKAKKRPYTSDELLLEIRRGDISMLGQGITLVESSLESHFLTAQELVAACLPYSGSALRVGITGVPGAGKSTFIESLGKHVLRKGGRLAVLAIDPSSERSRGSILGDKTRMEELAGSHQAYIRPSPTGGTLGGVARKTRETIILCEAAGFDTIFVETVGVGQSETAVHSMVDFFLLVMLAGAGDELQGIKRGIMEMADAIVINKADGNNMGKARRAQAEFANALHLFPPARSGWTPQVKTCSSIYNIGITEIWEMIQEYASLVSKSGFLKERRLEQSRYWMYETLRDGLYKQVFNDPALKKELEIHEKAISEGRTTAFMAASAILNKFKSGNSSF; translated from the coding sequence ATGCACGAGAGTAAGAAGAATATATCTGCCCTATCAGTCTCTGAAGGTGTCCCGCAACCGGGTTCCATAAACCAGCGGGCCGTGGATCAACGTAAAAAGGCTAAGAAAAGGCCCTACACCAGCGATGAACTGCTCCTGGAGATCCGCCGGGGAGACATCAGCATGCTGGGTCAGGGCATCACCCTCGTGGAGAGTTCCCTGGAAAGCCACTTTCTGACCGCCCAGGAGCTTGTTGCGGCTTGCCTGCCCTACTCAGGATCAGCCTTACGGGTGGGCATCACAGGGGTTCCCGGAGCGGGGAAGAGCACCTTTATTGAATCCCTGGGTAAGCATGTACTCCGTAAAGGGGGCAGGCTGGCAGTGCTGGCCATTGATCCAAGCAGCGAACGCTCCAGGGGCAGTATACTGGGCGATAAAACCCGGATGGAGGAGCTGGCAGGAAGCCACCAGGCCTATATACGCCCCTCACCCACCGGAGGCACACTGGGCGGAGTTGCAAGAAAAACAAGGGAAACCATAATTCTCTGCGAGGCGGCTGGTTTCGATACCATTTTCGTGGAAACAGTCGGAGTCGGACAATCCGAAACAGCAGTTCACAGCATGGTCGATTTCTTCCTTCTGGTCATGCTGGCAGGGGCTGGGGATGAACTGCAGGGCATAAAAAGGGGAATTATGGAAATGGCCGATGCCATTGTAATCAATAAAGCCGATGGTAATAATATGGGAAAAGCCCGGAGGGCACAGGCCGAGTTTGCCAATGCACTGCACCTGTTTCCACCTGCGCGCTCTGGCTGGACTCCCCAGGTAAAGACCTGTTCCTCCATTTACAACATTGGGATCACTGAAATATGGGAAATGATACAGGAGTATGCTTCCCTGGTATCAAAAAGCGGCTTTCTGAAAGAACGCAGGCTGGAGCAGTCCAGATACTGGATGTATGAGACACTCAGGGATGGCTTGTACAAGCAGGTATTTAATGATCCAGCACTGAAAAAGGAGCTGGAAATTCACGAAAAAGCCATTTCCGAGGGGCGCACTACTGCCTTCATGGCCGCCTCTGCTATCTTGAATAAATTTAAATCAGGTAATTCCTCTTTCTGA
- a CDS encoding paraslipin translates to MEMNALTLVYAGLIFLALILLLSSIKVVPQRSAFIVERLGKYRVTLTAGFNIIVPFIDRVRYRHTLKEQAIDVASQICITKDNISVEVDGILYLQVIDPMKASYGIDNYQFASIQIAQTTMRSIIGKLELDRTFEERETINNSIVNAVDKASDPWGVKVTRYEVKNIIPPQSIKDAMEKQMRAEREKRAVIAESEGEKQAKINVAEGSKQELIKNSEGEMQKRINEATGKASEIEQVAVATANGIRAIAMAINEKGGKDAVNLRIAEQYLLEFGKLAKESNTMIMPSNLADISSIIATATKVFDATKES, encoded by the coding sequence ATGGAAATGAATGCACTCACCCTTGTGTATGCCGGATTGATCTTCCTGGCACTGATTCTCCTTTTATCCTCCATTAAAGTGGTCCCCCAACGCAGCGCCTTTATTGTAGAACGTTTGGGCAAATACCGGGTGACCCTGACGGCCGGTTTTAATATCATTGTTCCCTTTATCGACCGGGTACGCTACCGCCATACCCTGAAGGAACAGGCCATTGATGTGGCCTCACAGATCTGTATCACCAAAGATAATATCTCGGTGGAGGTTGACGGAATCCTCTACCTGCAGGTGATTGACCCTATGAAAGCCTCCTACGGGATCGATAATTATCAGTTCGCATCCATACAGATTGCACAGACCACCATGAGAAGCATTATTGGAAAGCTGGAGCTGGACCGGACCTTCGAAGAACGGGAGACCATCAATAACAGCATTGTGAATGCGGTGGATAAGGCCAGTGATCCCTGGGGTGTTAAAGTGACCCGTTACGAGGTAAAGAATATCATTCCTCCCCAGAGCATTAAGGATGCCATGGAGAAACAGATGCGTGCCGAACGTGAAAAGCGCGCCGTAATTGCCGAGTCGGAGGGAGAAAAGCAGGCCAAGATCAATGTGGCTGAAGGTTCCAAGCAGGAGCTGATCAAGAATTCGGAAGGGGAGATGCAGAAGCGGATCAATGAGGCTACAGGCAAGGCCTCGGAAATTGAACAGGTGGCTGTGGCCACTGCAAACGGGATCAGGGCCATTGCCATGGCAATCAATGAAAAGGGTGGAAAGGATGCAGTGAACCTGAGGATTGCTGAACAGTATCTTCTTGAATTTGGGAAACTGGCGAAGGAGTCCAATACCATGATTATGCCTTCCAACCTGGCCGATATTTCCAGTATCATTGCTACGGCAACCAAGGTCTTTGATGCAACAAAAGAATCCTGA
- a CDS encoding NfeD family protein has product MEILSDPAVIWFLVGLGLLLLELVLPGLVILFFGAGAWVTALVCAISDISLNGQILIFLVASLLGLVLLRKYLKKKFFSRSDKETDDQLEEFIGRKAKAVDDFKDGAGKVEFKGTRWSAISDEAVSKGDWVFIRSKDSLTLKVGKGS; this is encoded by the coding sequence ATGGAAATATTATCTGATCCCGCGGTGATATGGTTCCTGGTCGGACTGGGCCTGCTGCTTCTGGAACTGGTCCTGCCCGGCCTGGTCATTCTGTTCTTTGGTGCCGGGGCATGGGTAACGGCACTGGTTTGCGCCATTTCTGATATTTCTCTGAATGGGCAGATACTGATCTTTCTGGTGGCCTCTTTACTGGGGCTGGTTTTACTCCGGAAATACCTGAAAAAGAAATTCTTCAGCCGGTCCGATAAGGAAACCGACGATCAGCTGGAAGAGTTTATTGGCAGAAAAGCCAAAGCTGTTGATGATTTCAAGGACGGAGCCGGAAAGGTTGAGTTTAAGGGGACACGCTGGTCTGCCATATCCGATGAAGCTGTCTCCAAAGGCGACTGGGTATTTATCCGCAGCAAGGATAGTCTTACCCTTAAGGTCGGTAAAGGCTCATAA